The following is a genomic window from SAR202 cluster bacterium.
CCTTACAGAGAAAACTGTGCCCCTGATTAGAAAGGGAGACGCATGCTTCTTCCGCCGCTTCACATGATAAAACAGCGGGTCGTCAATCACTTTATAACGGCTAAACATGGCTGGACCTTCCCCTTGGCTAGTTCCCGATCCTCACCCTGTTCTTCACAACGCGTACCTGCGCCATCGACCTTGACACCGCCCCGTTTATAGGCCGCAGGACTATGCTTTCAAAATAGGACCTCGCCGCGCGGCCCATCCTGCCCATAACGCCCGTGACAATCCGCTGCGGCTTGTCCGCGCCCGCCGGCGACAGGTTGTCCTGGGGGCTTGCCTGCAGGATGGCCACAAAGGTGCCAAAGGCCACGTCCACCGCCATCACTTTTTGCGCTATCTCTACCTTGTCCATGCCCGTACCCCGCATTGTCTGTCGACTGCTCGTTGGGCGGCATTATCCTGGACAACCACACCATCGTCATCGTACGAGAGTACCAATTGACTATGTACGGAAGAGCATCCCGTCATTGACCGTCCCCGCGGCCCACTCTACAATTTGCGCAGTCCGATTTATCGGACCCCCCTACTCCACCCTGAGGAGGCCCCATGCCCGCCACACCCCTCAAAGGCGTCCATCACGTCACCTATATCGTCGACGACGTTGATCGCGTCATCACCTTCCTCGACAAGAACTTTGACCTCAAGCCCCTGGAAGTCATCGATAACAAAAAGCGCGGCCTTCGCCAGGCCTTCTATAAAGTCGGCCCCACCATCGTCGACTTCTTCCAGCCCACCCATGAAAAAGCCGACTTCTACCAGTGGCTAAAACAGCACGGCCCCGGCATCTCCCACGTCGGCTTCGGCGTCGACGCCATCGACTCCGTCGCCAGAAACGTCGTCTCCCGGGGCGGCAAGCCCCGTTCCGGCGACAAGTCTGAACCCACCCCCAACGGCTACCGCACCCTCAGCTTCAAGCCCGAGGAAGGCTGCGGCTTCCTCTTTCAGCTAGCCGAAGGCGAAATGAAACACTAAACCCTGAACGCCTGATGCTAGTTACGGACTGTATTAGACGATAACAGAGCAATATTGTCATTCTGAGACGCAGTAGAAGCCTGCCCTGAGCCTGGTCGAAGGGAATCTAATCGCCGTGACTGCCGCAAGGCCTCCTTGACCACTAAAAAGGTTAATGAGGAATCTGGCCTCACTATAACCGCGCTACCATCTCCAGCCAGACGGCTCTACTACTCATGTAGGGGCTAGGTCGCCTTGCCCAGTCATCTTCTCTCGCTCCCTCCTTCCCCCTTGATGTTGATCTCCTTAACCTATATTCATCCGAAATCCCGATGATAATCGGGAGGGGAAGGCGCAGGTCGAAGACTCGCCGTGGCGAGATGAGGGTGAAACCTTAGCACTACGCTCTGTCCGCCAGGCTCAACTACACCTGTCGCTGGCTTCACCTCTTTCCTCATCATATTTTGTGGGGAACAACTAGCAGCCATTTTAAAGGTGAGAACTAGAGAGAGCTCGGGTGGAAGGGTGAGGCTTACGCTACTCTTATGCAAAAAAACTCGACAAGGAACCTTCCTCTACACCCTCGGCCCCTTCTTCGCCCGCTCCATCAGGTGATACAGCAGGTGCCCGTCAAACCCCAGCTCCCGCGCCTTGGTGGCGTCCCCCTTTGCGTCGTCACCGTGCCCCAGCGCTGAATTCGCGATGGCCCTGATGGCGTACGCTGACCCCTGCTTCGGGTTCAGCCTCAGCGCCTCGTCCGCGTCCTTCTTCGCCTGCTCCATCCTCCCCATCTCGTAAAACGCCCCTGCGCGATTGTTATACGCATCCACATTCTTAGGGTCCAGCTTAATCGTCTCGGTAAAATCCTGCACTGCCGCCAGGTGCTCCCGCAGGTGTATATACGCCAGCCCTCGATTGTAAAAAGCGTCCGCCCGCTTCGGGTCCAGCTTCACGCAGCTATTGAAGTCCCGAATCGCCGCCAGCGGCTCCACCAACTGCCCGTATAGCACGCCTCGCTGGTAATACAATTCAGCGTCGTTTGGGCGTTCGTCCATGGCTGCGCTCAGCTCCTCCACCCGCCGCTGAAGCTCCTCGACAGCCCCCGCCGGATGCGCCGCCGCCTGATGCCCTTCTTGTTGCCCATGCTGATGTCTATCCTGGGTCACGGTAGGTCCCTCCACGGGCGCCAGCGCTTCCCGCCCTTCACCGTCAACACCGACGCCAGCC
Proteins encoded in this region:
- a CDS encoding tetratricopeptide repeat protein → MTQDRHQHGQQEGHQAAAHPAGAVEELQRRVEELSAAMDERPNDAELYYQRGVLYGQLVEPLAAIRDFNSCVKLDPKRADAFYNRGLAYIHLREHLAAVQDFTETIKLDPKNVDAYNNRAGAFYEMGRMEQAKKDADEALRLNPKQGSAYAIRAIANSALGHGDDAKGDATKARELGFDGHLLYHLMERAKKGPRV